In a genomic window of Brassica rapa cultivar Chiifu-401-42 chromosome A10, CAAS_Brap_v3.01, whole genome shotgun sequence:
- the LOC103845166 gene encoding 60S acidic ribosomal protein P3-2, which translates to MGVFTFVCKSKGGEWTAKQHEGDLEASDSSTYDLQRKLVQTALSADSSGGVQSSFSLVSPTSAVFQVIIGGGSGGGFAAGGGAAAGGASGGGESAAAAKEEEKKKEESEEEEGDFGFDLFG; encoded by the exons atgggagTATTCACATTCGTTTGCAAAAGCAAAGGCGGAGAATGGACCGCTAAGCAGCACGAGGGAGACCTCGAAGCTTCCGATTCTTCCACCTACGATCTCCAGCGCAAGCTTGTTCAGACTGCTCTCTCCGCCGATTCCTCCGGTGGAGTTCAGTCTTCCTTCTCCCTCGTCTCCCCTACCTCCGCCGTCTTCCAG GTGATCATCGGCGGTGGTTCTGGAGGAGGATTTGCTGCCGGAGGTGGTGCAGCAGCTGGAGGAGCCAGTGGTGGAGGTGAGTCCGCCGCTGCCGCaaaggaggaagagaagaagaaggaagaatcTGAAGAGGAGGAAGGTGACTTTGGTTTTGATCTATTTGGTTAA
- the LOC103845167 gene encoding 2-methoxy-6-polyprenyl-1,4-benzoquinol methylase, mitochondrial isoform X2: MALRSISRRFGSRVLSYRSSSLASLHSHATSFGFQQVKEEEKSKLVGNVFTNVASSYDIMNDVMSGGLHRLWKERLVGKLSPFAGMKHLDVAGGTGDVAFRIFDAVNSVKRRALRKVDEDSLEETQIYVCDINPNMLNVGKQRAAERGLGDNKSLVWVEGDAEALSFDDNSMDGYTIAFGIRNVTHIEKALAEAYRVLKRGGRFLCLELSHVDIPVFKDVYDLYSFKVIPNLGELIAGDRESYQYLVESVRRFPPQEKFATMIADAGFEKVEYENLVGGVVAIHSAIKL, encoded by the exons ATGGCACTTCGATCGATCAGCAGGAGGTTTGGGAGCAGAGTCTTGAGTTACCGTTCCTCCTCTCTTGCTTCCCTTCATTCTCACGCCACAAGTTTCG GGTTTCAACAAgtgaaggaagaagagaagagcaAGTTGGTTGGTAACGTTTTCACCAACGTAGCTTCCAGTTACGATATCATGAATGATGTCATGAGCGGTGGCTTGCATAGGCTTTGGAAGGAAAG ACTCGTTGGGAAGCTGAGTCCATTTGCAGGGATGAAGCATCTTGATGTTGCCGGTGGAACAG GTGATGTTGCGTTTAGGATCTTTGACGCTGTTAACAGTGTTAAACGAAGAGCATTGCGGAAAGTTGATGAGGATTCACTTGAAGAAACTCAGATATACGTGTGTGATATTAATCCCAACATGTTAAACGTTGGGAAACAACGTGCTGCTGAGAGAG GGTTAGGAGATAACAAGTCACTCGTATGGGTGGAAGGAGATGCAGAGGCCTTGAGTTTCGATGACAACTCAATGGATGGATACACTATTGCATTTGGGATAAGGAATGTCACACACATCGAAAAGGCTCTCGCGGAGGCCTACAG GGTACTAAAACGGGGAGGAAGATTCTTGTGCCTTGAGCTCAGCCATGTAGACATTCCGGTCTTCAAAGATGT ATACGATTTGTATTCATTCAAGGTCATTCCAAACTTAGGGGAACTAATAGCCGGTGACCGGGAATCTTACCAATACTTGGTTGAGAGTGTTCGTCGGTTTCCCCCTCAG GAGAAATTTGCAACGATGATAGCAGACGCAGGATTTGAGAAGGTGGAGTACGAGAACCTTGTTGGTGGCGTTGTCGCCATTCACTCTGCCATAAAGCTCTGa
- the LOC103845167 gene encoding 2-methoxy-6-polyprenyl-1,4-benzoquinol methylase, mitochondrial isoform X1, which produces MHLTSRADSSLSLVPSPQGTNFTEAMALRSISRRFGSRVLSYRSSSLASLHSHATSFGFQQVKEEEKSKLVGNVFTNVASSYDIMNDVMSGGLHRLWKERLVGKLSPFAGMKHLDVAGGTGDVAFRIFDAVNSVKRRALRKVDEDSLEETQIYVCDINPNMLNVGKQRAAERGLGDNKSLVWVEGDAEALSFDDNSMDGYTIAFGIRNVTHIEKALAEAYRVLKRGGRFLCLELSHVDIPVFKDVYDLYSFKVIPNLGELIAGDRESYQYLVESVRRFPPQEKFATMIADAGFEKVEYENLVGGVVAIHSAIKL; this is translated from the exons GAACAAATTTTACAGAAGCTATGGCACTTCGATCGATCAGCAGGAGGTTTGGGAGCAGAGTCTTGAGTTACCGTTCCTCCTCTCTTGCTTCCCTTCATTCTCACGCCACAAGTTTCG GGTTTCAACAAgtgaaggaagaagagaagagcaAGTTGGTTGGTAACGTTTTCACCAACGTAGCTTCCAGTTACGATATCATGAATGATGTCATGAGCGGTGGCTTGCATAGGCTTTGGAAGGAAAG ACTCGTTGGGAAGCTGAGTCCATTTGCAGGGATGAAGCATCTTGATGTTGCCGGTGGAACAG GTGATGTTGCGTTTAGGATCTTTGACGCTGTTAACAGTGTTAAACGAAGAGCATTGCGGAAAGTTGATGAGGATTCACTTGAAGAAACTCAGATATACGTGTGTGATATTAATCCCAACATGTTAAACGTTGGGAAACAACGTGCTGCTGAGAGAG GGTTAGGAGATAACAAGTCACTCGTATGGGTGGAAGGAGATGCAGAGGCCTTGAGTTTCGATGACAACTCAATGGATGGATACACTATTGCATTTGGGATAAGGAATGTCACACACATCGAAAAGGCTCTCGCGGAGGCCTACAG GGTACTAAAACGGGGAGGAAGATTCTTGTGCCTTGAGCTCAGCCATGTAGACATTCCGGTCTTCAAAGATGT ATACGATTTGTATTCATTCAAGGTCATTCCAAACTTAGGGGAACTAATAGCCGGTGACCGGGAATCTTACCAATACTTGGTTGAGAGTGTTCGTCGGTTTCCCCCTCAG GAGAAATTTGCAACGATGATAGCAGACGCAGGATTTGAGAAGGTGGAGTACGAGAACCTTGTTGGTGGCGTTGTCGCCATTCACTCTGCCATAAAGCTCTGa